Proteins co-encoded in one Balearica regulorum gibbericeps isolate bBalReg1 chromosome 16, bBalReg1.pri, whole genome shotgun sequence genomic window:
- the LOC104639639 gene encoding oxidative stress-responsive serine-rich protein 1 has translation MKTEAKDGEEESLQTAFKKLRVDTAGSTASLSVGEGTNPRALVRTVAEETKPKNVCTSKETWHGSVKKPPRGVVRTQRRRRSKSPILHPPKFIHCSTKSHSTCNQLVHKSQIDAQDDSSGFGMPAPKEACVHERGSIAPDVGQKGTDVESLGGSVTRLVSENRRENSPAAVSLVSKASLKTVELSDFQSMSRLNTNKPCACADKACQCKRWQDMEVYKFSGLQNTLPLAPDRRTVSEDHSQSLSSRTPSSSPRSCSEQARAFVDDVTIEDLSGYMEYYLYIPKKMSHMAEMMYT, from the exons ATGAAAACGGAAGCTAAggatggagaagaggaaagcctGCAGACAGCATTCAAAAAGCTAAGAGTTGACACAGCAGG ATCTACTGCTTCTCTCTCTGTGGGTGAAGGGACAAATCCAAGAGCACTAGTTAGAACAGTGGCAGAGGAAACCAAACCTAAGAATGTGTGCACTTCCAAGGAAACCTGGCATGG GTCTGTGAAGAAGCCTCCAAGAGGAGTTGTGAGAACCCAGCGTCGCAGGCGTTCCAAGTCTCCAATTCTCCATCCTCCAAAGTTTATCCATTGCAGCACAAAATCCCATTCAACATGCAACCAGCTTGTGCACAAGAGCCAGATTGATGCCCAGGACGACAGCAGTGGGTTTGGGATGCCAGCCCCAAAGGAAGCTTGTGTGCACGAACGAGGCAGTATTGCTCCTGATGTTGGCCAGAAGGGAACCGATGTTGAGTCTCTGGGAGGTTCTGTTACGCGGTTGGTGTCAGAGAACAGACGGGAGAACTCTCCAGCCGCCGTTTCTCTAGTATCCAAAGCAAGCCTGAAGACTGTGGAGCTTTCTGACTTTCAATCAATGTCCAGGCTGAACACGAATAAGCCCTGTGCATGTGCAGATAAAGCCTGTCAGTGTAAACGATGGCAAGATATGGAAGTGTACAAATTCTCTGGCTTGCAGAACACCCTTCCACTGGCACCTGATAGAAGAACAGTTTCTGAGGATCACTCCCAGTCTTTGTCATCAAGAACTCCCTCAAGTTCTCCACGCTCTTGCTCTGAGCAAGCCAGGGCTTTCGTGGATGATGTGACTATTGAAGATCTTTCAGGATACATGGAATATTACTTGTATATTCCCAAGAAAATGTCTCACATGGCAGAAATGATGTACACCTGA